The following proteins come from a genomic window of Lolium rigidum isolate FL_2022 chromosome 5, APGP_CSIRO_Lrig_0.1, whole genome shotgun sequence:
- the LOC124652287 gene encoding uncharacterized protein LOC124652287: MASSADEGLPPLTPIKTAPLAPPSTSAADAASAAPSQATSTTKMQVSAEYEDATKVAVKEDREDPSTPTSEESRLRAPEVCPPAPVPRLPSVKRKSRPTFTTTTTARAYLVVPRDLSAVFRTMPPEKRIRAS, encoded by the coding sequence ATGGCCTCTTCCGCCGACGAGGGCTTACCGCCGCTGACGCCGATCAAGACGGCGCCTTTGGCGCCTCCTTCGACGTCCGCCGctgacgccgcctcggccgctCCGTCCCAGGCGACGTCGACGACGAAGATGCAGGTGTCGGCAGAATATGAGGACGCGACGAAGGTGGCGGTGAAGGAGGATCGGGAGGACCCGTCGACGCCCACGTCGGAGGAGAGCAGGCTCCGGGCGCCTGAGGTGTGCCCTCCGGCGCCGGTGCCTCGTCTGCCGTCCGTGAAACGGAAGTCGCGGCCTACTTTTACGACGACGACCACAGCCCGGGCGTACCTCGTCGTCCCGCGAGACCTCTCCGCCGTGTTCCGGACCATGCCGCCAGAGAAGCGGATCCGAGCGTCCTGA